TCTGGGGATTAAAACCCTGATCGTGATGCCGGTCGCCACCGCAGATATCAAGGTGGATGCGGTGCGCGGCTTCGGCGGCGAGGTGTTGCTGCACGGCGCTAATTTTGATGAAGCGAAGGCGAAAGCGGTGGAGTTGTCCCGCCAGCAGGGCATGACCTTCGTGCCGCCGTTCGACCATCCGGCGGTGATCGCCGGTCAGGGCACGCTGGCGATGGAACTGTTGCAGCAGGACGCGCATCTGGATCGGGTATTTGTCCCGGTCGGCGGCGGCGGCCTGGCAGCCGGCGTGGCGGTGCTGATCAAACAGCTGATGCCGCAAATCAAGGTGATCGGCGTGGAAGCGGAAGATTCGGCCTGTCTGCGGGCGGCGCTGGATGCCGGTCAGCCGGTGGATTTGGCCCGCGTCGGGCTGTTTGCCGAAGGCGTGGCGGTCAAACGCATCGGCGATGAAACCTTCCGCCTGTGCCGTGAATATCTGGACGACGTGATCACCGTCGACAGCGACGCCATCTGCGCCGCGGTAAAAGACCTGTTTGAGGACGTGCGTGCGATTGCCGAACCGTCGGGCGCGCTGGCGCTGGCGGGGCTGAAAAAATACGTGCAGCAGCACGATATTCAGGGCGAACGGCTGGCGCACGTGCTGTCAGGCGCCAACCTGAATTTCCACGGGCTGCGCTACGTGTCTGAACGCTGTGAGCTGGGCGAACAGCGCGAAGCCTTACTGGCGGTGACGATCCCCGAACAGCAGGGCAGCTTCCTCAAGTTCTGCCAGCTGCTGGGCGGCCGCTCGGTCACCGAGTTCAACTATCGCTATGCCGATGCCGACAACGCCTGCATCTTCGTCGGCGTGCGCTTAACGCGCGGCCATGCGGAACGGCGGGAAATCATCAGCGAACTGACGGCCGGCGGCTATCAGGTGGTGGATCTGTCCGACGATGAAATGGCCAAGCTGCACGTGCGCTATATGGTGGGCGGCCGCCCTTCCAAGCCGCTGCGCGAACGGCTGTACAGCTTTGAGTTCCCGGAATCCCCCGGCGCGCTGCTGAAGTTCCTGAATACGCTCGGCACCCACTGGAATATTTCCCTGTTCCATTACCGCAGCCACGGCACCGACTTCGGCCGCGTGCTGGCGGCCTTCGAGCTGGCGCAAAGCGAGCCGGAGTTTGAACAGCATCTGACGGCGCTGGGCTACGACTGCCATGATGAAACGGATAACCCGGCGTTTCGTTTCTTCCTACAGGGCTAGGGCGATCGTTACCCGTCTGATTGCCCAGGGACGCGAGATGGAGCGGCAGATCGCAGCGCGCGATCCTGCCGTGTTTGCCGACATTGAACCTGAACTGGAGCAGCTTTTTCTGACGCCTGGCCAACGGCTAGCCCCGCCGGGCATTGGTAATACCATGGGGCTGATGATGGCTCTGGCATCGGGCGTAGCGGGCGTAATGGGCCTGATGGCGGATATGGCGTTTGCCCTCACGGACGTGTCGCCGGCGGCGGCGCTGTTGGGCAGCGGGGCCATATTGGCGGTGTGGATGACGTTAATCCTGCTGCAGCTGACGCAGGGTAAAAACAGCGGCGTGCTATTGCTGAAATATGATCTGCTGCTACTGCCGGTTGCGCTGCTGGCCGCGTTGTTTGCCTGGGGAATGGGTGTATCTGGTTTCTTCAGCGTGGTGTTGCTATTGGCGGGCACCGCAGGCGGTTTTATTTTCAGCCATCGAACGATTTTTTATCTGTATGTGGCTTACTTTCGCAGTCGGCGCCGGGTGTTTGTCAAACGGCGTTGGCAGATGGCGGAGATTCGTCGCGGCAGATAGTGCAAACAACAGGAGAAGCCATGACGCAGTCGTTTGCCGGATTTAGTCAGCAGGGATTGGACTTTCTGCAGCAGGTGCGGATTGAAAACGACAAAGCGTGGTTTGAGGCGCACCGTGCGCTGTACGAACAAACGCTGTTAACGCCGTTCCGCCGGCTGGTGGAGCAGCTGGCGCCGGCGATGCTGGCGATCGACCCGCAGTTTGAGACCCGGCCGGCGATCGGCAAAACGCTGTCGCGCATTCACCGCGATACGCGTTTTTCCCACGATAAATCCCGTTATCGCAGCCGCATGTGGCTGACCTTCAAACGGCCGAGCAAAGACTGGAAAGACGCGCCGGTATATTTCTTTGAGCTGGGGCCGGACATGCTGTGCTACGGGTTGGGTTACTACAGCGCCAACAAGCCGACGATGGATCTGTTCCGCCATACGCTGCAGCGGCAGCCGCAGCAGTTTCTGGCGGCGGCTACCTGCTGCCGGCCGCCGTTCGAGCTGGTGGGGGAGAGTTACAAGCGTCCGTTGGTCAAAGGCCAGGCGGCGGAGATTGCCCACTGGTATCAGCGCAAATCCTTCGCGGTGATGGCCTCGGACCATCAGGTGGAAAAGCTGTTCAGCGCCGATTTGGCGCCGATGCTGACGCAGGCTTTTCATCAGCTGGAGCCGCTCTACCACTGGCTGATGAAAGTCGAGGCGATGAAGCAGATCGATCCGGCCGACTTATAAACGTCGCGTGGCGCTACAGCAGGCGCCAGAACGCTTCGATCAGCGGGTCGCCAAGGCGTTTGCGCTGTACGCAGACCCCCAGTTCAAACGGCTCCACCATCGAGACATTGTCCAGCTGCGAGATACGGTTGCGCACCGGCTCCGGGCTGTTGTCCACCACCACGCCGGGGATCAGCGCGATGCCGCAGCCGAGCGCCACCATCGAGACGATAGCCTCGTGGCCGCCGACGGTGGCGTAAATCAGCGGGTTGCTGATGCGCTGCCGGCGGAACCACAGTTCGATGCGTTTCCGCGACGGGCCGTGTTCCGGCAGGATAAAGGGAATATTGGCCCAGTCGGGCTGCTCGGCAAAGGCCTGGGCGCGCACCGCGCACGGCAGCGCCGGCGCGATCAGCACCAGCGGAATTTCGCCGATCTTGGTGAAATCGACGCTGCCCGGCAGGCTTTCCGGCCGGCCGGCAATGCCGAGGTCCGCCTCATTGGACTGGATTTTATCCACCGCGTCGGCGGCATCGCCGGTGGTGAGTTTGATTTCAACCAGCGGATGCTGGGCGCGAAAGCGGTCAAGGATCGGCGGCAAATGGCTGTAGGCGGCGGTCACCGAGCAAAACAGGCGCAGCTCGCCGCTGAGCGACGGGCCGTGCTGGCCGAGCGCGTGCTTAAGCTGCTGGTACTGCAGCAGCGTCTGCTGGGCGAATACCTTCAGCAATTCGCCGGCGT
The nucleotide sequence above comes from Serratia rhizosphaerae. Encoded proteins:
- the ilvY gene encoding HTH-type transcriptional activator IlvY, producing the protein MDLRDLKLFLHLAESRHFGRTAKAMHVSPSTLSRQIQRLEEGIGKPLFLRDNRTVQLTDAGELLKVFAQQTLLQYQQLKHALGQHGPSLSGELRLFCSVTAAYSHLPPILDRFRAQHPLVEIKLTTGDAADAVDKIQSNEADLGIAGRPESLPGSVDFTKIGEIPLVLIAPALPCAVRAQAFAEQPDWANIPFILPEHGPSRKRIELWFRRQRISNPLIYATVGGHEAIVSMVALGCGIALIPGVVVDNSPEPVRNRISQLDNVSMVEPFELGVCVQRKRLGDPLIEAFWRLL
- a CDS encoding DUF2461 domain-containing protein; its protein translation is MTQSFAGFSQQGLDFLQQVRIENDKAWFEAHRALYEQTLLTPFRRLVEQLAPAMLAIDPQFETRPAIGKTLSRIHRDTRFSHDKSRYRSRMWLTFKRPSKDWKDAPVYFFELGPDMLCYGLGYYSANKPTMDLFRHTLQRQPQQFLAAATCCRPPFELVGESYKRPLVKGQAAEIAHWYQRKSFAVMASDHQVEKLFSADLAPMLTQAFHQLEPLYHWLMKVEAMKQIDPADL
- the ilvA gene encoding threonine ammonia-lyase, biosynthetic, with protein sequence MAVSQPLSEAPCGAEYLRAVLRSPVYEVAQVTPLQTMEKLSSRLGNVVLVKREDRQPVHSFKLRGAYAMIAGLNEEQKARGVITASAGNHAQGVALSGSRLGIKTLIVMPVATADIKVDAVRGFGGEVLLHGANFDEAKAKAVELSRQQGMTFVPPFDHPAVIAGQGTLAMELLQQDAHLDRVFVPVGGGGLAAGVAVLIKQLMPQIKVIGVEAEDSACLRAALDAGQPVDLARVGLFAEGVAVKRIGDETFRLCREYLDDVITVDSDAICAAVKDLFEDVRAIAEPSGALALAGLKKYVQQHDIQGERLAHVLSGANLNFHGLRYVSERCELGEQREALLAVTIPEQQGSFLKFCQLLGGRSVTEFNYRYADADNACIFVGVRLTRGHAERREIISELTAGGYQVVDLSDDEMAKLHVRYMVGGRPSKPLRERLYSFEFPESPGALLKFLNTLGTHWNISLFHYRSHGTDFGRVLAAFELAQSEPEFEQHLTALGYDCHDETDNPAFRFFLQG